The following coding sequences are from one Nicotiana tomentosiformis chromosome 3, ASM39032v3, whole genome shotgun sequence window:
- the LOC104108494 gene encoding probable receptor-like protein kinase At5g24010: protein MKSCKVILFFILYLFLIYLSTAFSPQDNYLINCGSNTDAIVDNRHFLGDSNDRNSVHTSQGKSIFQENLNPSSNLSLLYTTARVFNGASKYVLNIKKIGTHFLRLHFSPFTAQNHDLRKASFSFSANGVLLFSNFSVNTTVLREFILMVDNFELEIEFTPTYESNFAFVNAIEVFSAPDDFIIGDGAKSVGPRGIQEFSQNMTLQTLETVHRINVGGLKLTPFNDTMWRSWVPDEDFLVLKSAAKIARTSHVPKYQKGGATREIAPDNVYMTAQQMNRENVTTDFIFNITWNFPVDAGDASHFVRLHFCDIVSMAPGQLYFNVYLNGFTAYKDLDLSSVTFRELATPYYIDFVVYSGSSGVVQVSIDPSNLSSTMRKNAILNGVEIMKMVNYVASKSGSKKRNVWVIVSSVLGSFILLSVVILAALLFFVCRKKKLKPKRSESAGWTPLCQYGSTSHGTLSDGTSAGPNVFLGQRIPFAEIQLATNNFDKSLIVGSGGFGMVYKAVLGDNRKVAIKRGVPGSRQGLPEFHTEITVLSKIRHHHLVSLVGYCEEQSEMILVYEYMEKGPLKRHLYGPGITPLSWKQRLEICIGAARGLHYLHTGFAQGIIHRDIKSTNILLDENYVAKVADFGLSRTGPCLNETHVSTGVKGSFGYLDPEYFRRQQLTDKSDVYSFGVVLFEVLCARPAIDPLLSREQVNLAEWAMQWQKDGQLEQIVDPRIRGQIKLSCLKKFGETAEKCLADYGIDRPTMGDVLWNLEYAFQLQESDSLTEPHEISNSISPPLPLPEGLRNTQNEAYTGDGASDISTSQVFSQLMTNEGR, encoded by the coding sequence atGAAAAGTTGTAAAGTTATTCTCTTTTTCATCCTTTATTTGTTCCTCATCTATTTATCAACTGCTTTCTCCCCTCAAGATAACTACTTGATAAACTGTGGTTCAAATACTGATGCTATAGTTGATAACAGGCACTTCCTTGGGGACTCTAATGACCGAAATTCAGTTCATACCTCTCAAGGTAAGtcaatttttcaagaaaatctaAACCCATCTTCCAATTTGTCTTTGCTTTATACTACTGCTAGAGTTTTCAATGGTGCTTCAAAGTATGTGCTGAATATCAAGAAGATTGGGACCCATTTTTTGCGCCTTCATTTCTCTCCTTTCACTGCTCAGAATCATGATCTCCGGAAAGCAAGTTTCAGTTTTTCTGCAAATGGGGTTCTGCTTTTTAGTAATTTTAGTGTTAATACTACTGTGCTTAGAGAGTTCATATTGATGGTGGATAATTTTGAGCTTGAAATTGAGTTCACACCAACTTATGAATCCAATTTTGCTTTTGTGAATGCAATTGAAGTGTTTTCAGCCCCTGATGATTTCATAATTGGTGATGGGGCTAAATCAGTTGGTCCTAGGGGAATTCAGGAGTTCAGTCAGAATATGACTTTACAAACATTAGAAACTGTTCATAGGATCAATGTTGGAGGGTTGAAGTTAACTCCTTTTAATGATACTATGTGGAGAAGTTGGGTTCCTGATGAGGATTTTCTTGTCTTGAAATCTGCTGCTAAAATAGCAAGAACCTCTCATGTTCCAAAGTACCAAAAGGGTGGTGCCACAAGAGAAATTGCTCCTGATAATGTGTACATGACAGCACAGCAGATGAATAGGGAGAATGTAACTACAGATTTCATATTCAATATCACATGGAACTTTCCTGTGGATGCTGGAGATGCATCGCACTTTGTTCGTTTACATTTCTGTGACATTGTTAGTATGGCGCCTGGCCAGTTGTACTTTAATGTATATCTCAACGGGTTCACAGCGTACAAAGACCTTGATTTGTCTTCCGTTACATTCCGCGAGCTTGCTACACCGTATTACATAGATTTTGTGGTGTACTCAGGCAGTTCAGGCGTTGTGCAAGTAAGCATTGATCCTTCTAACCTAAGTAGTACTATGAGGAAGAATGCCATTCTGAATGGTGTTGAGATTATGAAAATGGTTAATTATGTGGCTTCAAAATCAGGTTCTAAGAAGAGAAATGTTTGGGTTATAGTGAGTTCTGTTCTTGGAAGTTTTATTCTGCTGAGTGTGGTGATACTTGCTGCCTTGCTATTCTTTGTCTGCAGAAAGAAAAAGCTAAAACCAAAGCGTTCAGAAAGCGCTGGCTGGACGCCTTTATGTCAATATGGAAGTACTTCCCATGGTACATTGTCTGATGGGACTTCAGCTGGACCAAATGTATTTCTAGGTCAGAGGATTCCCTTTGCCGAAATACAATTGGCTACTAATAATTTTGATAAGAGTTTGATAGTTGGTTCTGGTGGCTTTGGGATGGTATACAAAGCAGTTCTTGGAGACAACAGAAAAGTTGCTATAAAGAGAGGTGTTCCAGGTTCCCGGCAGGGTCTGCCTGAATTTCATACTGAAATCACAGTTCTTTCCAAGATTCGCCACCACCATCTTGTTTCACTTGTAGGTTATTGCGAAGAACAGTCTGAGATGATACTTGTTTACGAGTATATGGAGAAGGGACCTCTTAAGAGGCATTTGTATGGTCCAGGAATAACACCCTTATCTTGGAAGCAAAGGCTTGAGATATGCATTGGTGCAGCAAGAGGCCTCCACTACCTTCATACAGGTTTTGCTCAAGGAATTATCCATCGCGACATCAAGTCAACAAACATCCTGCTTGATGAAAATTATGTTGCTAAGGTTGCTGATTTTGGTCTCTCAAGGACAGGCCCATGTCTCAATGAGACCCATGTCAGCACTGGTGTAAAAGGAAGTTTCGGCTACCTTGATCCGGAATATTTTCGGAGGCAGCAGCTTACAGATAAGTCAGATGTTTACTCATTTGGAGTTGTTCTTTTCGAAGTCTTATGTGCTAGACCTGCCATTGATCCTCTGCTTTCACGGGAGCAAGTGAATTTGGCCGAATGGGCTATGCAGTGGCAGAAGGACGGACAACTAGAGCAGATTGTTGATCCCCGTATCAGAGGTCAGATAAAGCTAAGCTGTttgaagaagttcggagagacTGCAGAGAAATGTTTGGCTGATTATGGTATCGATAGGCCAACGATGGGTGACGTGCTGTGGAACTTGGAATATGCATTCCAGCTTCAAGAATCTGATTCACTTACAGAACCCCATGAGATTTCTAATTCCATCTCTCCACCGCTGCCACTGCCAGAGGGTCTCCGCAACACCCAAAATGAGGCATATACTGGTGATGGGGCTTCAGATATATCAACAAGCCAGGTATTTTCACAATTGATGACCAATGAAGGCAGATAA